Proteins encoded within one genomic window of Camelina sativa cultivar DH55 chromosome 19, Cs, whole genome shotgun sequence:
- the LOC104765932 gene encoding uncharacterized protein LOC104765932, whose product MDSIEPPSFSLGFDLDAALDPQSDSHQNPSFSGEHLIGDEPEPGLTVPDSDQELEQDYASPVLKRLRRGINPNKCPAKDDRGVGRVASELLGCREDRDDDDIEEFSSPEDSSHTDAPASTRSHFSSCNSRVPLHGTGVLSNQPSISRGKRKQSDVPASAGSGISSVASLFQRPTHSPLRRFQLLDSDSEDDHPSASRDLSGVTTTTNSSSKDNLSVPSKPKRKEPGSIPCIKDLWKDFCPASSKIQTPALDDVCQDYFSSIKTTSASQKQSSAVASSSNSGYHNETGFQQTGQFLDLSQPSPPSHRFFLHSDPRIRNLARKRLPNFLPLGIVNDRESQREVFLVDYMNQFGSNGSSKTGASSSKSSRRGQTKSKVSKGQESAHTSGGWLNPKTSSAVPTDAGKRRVSAKSGSAGHWFTSAEGRKVYISKTGQEFAGQSAYRCYKKETGGGFKKSRKKRQPKKKAKS is encoded by the exons ATGGATTCAATTGAGCCGCCATCGTTTTCGCTAGGGTTTGATCTTGATGCTGCATTGGATCCCCAATCTGATTCCCATCAAAACCCTAGCTTCTCCGGCGAGCATTTAATTGGGGACGAGCCAGAGCCTGGACTCACGGTCCCAGATTCCGATCAGGAGCTTGAACAAGATTATGCGAGCCCTGTTCTCAAGCGGCTGCGACGAGGGATTAATCCAAACAAGTGTCCTGCGAAAGATGATAGAGGCGTGGGCCGCGTGGCCAGTGAGTTGTTAGGTTGCAGGGAGGATCGGGATGATGATGACATCGAGGAGTTCTCTTCTCCAGAGGATTCTTCTCACACGG ACGCACCTGCATCAACAAGGAGTCATTTTTCTAGTTGCAACTCAAGGGTGCCACTTCATGGTACTGGGGTCTTGTCTAATCAGCCTTCTATCTCCCGGGGCAAAAGAAAGCAGTCGGATGTTCCAGCATCTGCTGGCTCTGGGATTAGTTCTGTTGCATCTTTGTTTCAGAGGCCAACTCATAGTCCTCTGCGAAGGTTCCAGCTTCTAGATTCAGATTCAGAAGATGACCATCCATCCGCCAGTAGAGATTTAAGCGGAGTAACTACAACAACTAATTCATCCTCAAAGGATAACCTTTCTGTTCCAAGTAAACCAAAGAGAAAGGAACCTGGGTCTATCCCCTGTATTAAAGATCTGTGGAAAGATTTTTGCCCGGCAAGTTCCAAGATTCAAACACCAGCTTTGGATGATGTTTGTCAGGACTATTTTAGCTCCATCAAGACGACTAGCGCATCTCAGAAACAAAGCAGCGCTGTGGCAAGTAGTAGCAATAGCGGATATCATAACGAGACTGGCTTTCAGCAAACTGGGCAATTTTTGGATTTGTCCCAACCTTCTCCTCCATCTCATCGTTTCTTCTTGCATAGTGATCCAAGGATCCGGAATCTAGCCCGAAAGCGGTTACCAAACTTTTTGCCCCTGGGAATTGTCAATGATAGGGAGAGCCAGCGAGAGGTGTTCCTTGTTGATTATAT GAATCAATTTGGCAGCAACGGGAGTTCTAAAACTGGAGCCTCTAGCAGCAAAAGCTCCAGAAGAGGGCAAACAAAGTCAAAGGTTTCAAAGGGCCAAGAGAGCGCACACACTTCTGGAGGCTGGTTGAATCCTAAAACGAGTTCTGCAGTTCCAACGGATGCTGGGAAAAGACGTGTATCAGCTAAGAGTGGCTCTGCAGGTCACTGGTTCACATCCGCAGAAGGAAGGAAG GTTTATATCTCTAAAACCGGACAGGAGTTCGCAGGTCAAAGTGCATATAGATGTTACAAAAAG GAGACAGGAGGCGGGTTTAAGAAGTCCAGAAAGAAACGACAGCCAAAGAAGAAGGCGAAGAGCTGA
- the LOC104765934 gene encoding purple acid phosphatase 18, with product MEKWARSLLNLTLSLLMIFASVAADDYVRPKPREALQFPWERKSSSQPEQVHISLAGDKHMRVTWVTNDKSSPSFVEYGTSPGKYSYLGQGESTSYSYIMYRSGKIHHTVIGPLEADTVYYYRCGGEGPEFHLKTPPAHFPITFAVAGDLGQTGWTKSTLDHIDQCKYAVHLLPGDLSYADYMQHKWDTFGELVQPLASVRPWMVTQGNHEKENIPFIVDEFVSFNSRWKMPYEESGSNSNLYYSFEVAGVHAIMLGSYTDYDRYSDQYSWLKADLAKVDRERTPWLIVLFHVPWYNSNNAHQHEGDDMMAEMEPLLYASGVDIVFTGHVHAYERTKRVNNGKSDPCGPVHITIGDGGNREGLARKYKDPSPEWSVFREASFGHGELQMVNSSHALWTWHRNDDDEPTRSDEVWLNSLVNSGCLKKRHEELRKMLLEP from the exons ATGGAAAAGTGGGCAAGGTCGCTGCTCAACCTTACATTGTCTCTGTTAATGATCTTCGCTTCTGTGGCGGCAGATGATTACGTCCGGCCTAAACCTCGCGAAGCCTTGCAGTTTCCATGGGAACGAAAGTCCTCTTCTCAACCCGAGCAG GTGCATATCTCATTGGCTGGAGATAAACATATGCGAGTGACTTGGGTTACCAATGACAAATCCTCTCCTTCCTTTGTTGAATATGGAACATCTCCCGGGAAGTACTCGTATCTTGGTCAAGGTGAAAGCACCTCCTACAGCTATATAATGTACAGGTCAGGGAAGATACATCATACCGTCATCGGGCCATTGGAAGCGGACACTGTTTATTACTACCGTTGTGGCGGAGAAGGACCTGAGTTCCATCTGAAAACACCACCAGCTCATTTCCCTATTACTTTTGCTGTGGCTGGGGATCTTGGACAAACCGGTTGGACCAAGTCGACTCTAGATCATATCGATCAATGCAAATACGCTGTGCATCTACTTCCCGGGGATCTTTCTTACGCTGACTATATGCAGCACAAGTGGGACACGTTTGGGGAGCTGGTTCAGCCTTTGGCAAGTGTAAGGCCGTGGATGGtgacacaaggaaaccatgagAAAGAGAATATTCCCTTTATAGTGGATGAGTTTGTATCTTTCAACTCGAGATGGAAGATGCCGTATGAGGAAAGTGGATCGAATTCAAATCTTTATTATTCTTTTGAGGTTGCGGGTGTCCATGCCATCATGCTTGGCTCATACACTGATTACGATCGCTACTCGGATCAATACAGTTGGTTAAAG GCTGATCTAGCAAAAGTGGACAGAGAAAGAACTCCGTGGCTAATAGTCCTCTTCCATGTACCATGGTATAACAGTAATAATGCCCATCAGCATGAAGGTGATGATATGATGGCTGAAATGGAGCCTTTGCTTTATGCGAGCGGTGTTGATATCGTATTTACTGGTCATGTCCATGCTTATGAACGCACG AAACGTGTCAACAATGGTAAATCAGATCCATGTGGTCCGGTACACATAACCATAGGTGATGGAGGAAACAGAGAAGGGCTGGCTCGCAA GTACAAAGATCCGTCGCCAGAGTGGTCAGTATTCAGGGAAGCAAGCTTTGGACATGGGGAGCTACAGATGGTGAATTCAAGCCACGCGCTTTGGACCTGGCATAGGAACGATGATGACGAGCCAACAAGGTCTGATGAAGTTTGGTTAAACTCTCTTGTGAACTCGGGATGTTTGAAGAAAAGGCATGAAGAACTCAGGAAAATGCTCTTGGAACCATAA
- the LOC104765935 gene encoding protein FATTY ACID EXPORT 6-like — MHDFCFTIPYGMILIGGGLIGYMKKGSITSFAGGAGTGLLLILAGYISLKAFEKKKNSYIAIVLQTVIAAALTLVMGQRYLLTGKIMPAGLVAGISALMTSFYVYKIATGGNKFPSKAE; from the exons atgcatgattTTTGCTTTACTATCCCGTACGGGATGATTCTAATCGGCGGGGGATTAATCGGGTACATGAAGAAAGGAAGTATAACGTCTTTCGCCGGAGGTGCAGGCACTGGGTTGTTACTCATTCTTGCCGGCTATATCAGTCTCAAAgcttttgagaagaagaagaattcgtATATCGCTATTGTTCTTCAGACAG tAATCGCAGCTGCTCTCACACTAGTCATGGGACAACGTTACTTGCTGACTGGAAAGATTATGCCCGCTGGTTTGGTTGCTGGGATCAG TGCTCTCATGACCAGTTTCTACGTATACAAGATTGCAACTGGTGGCAATAAATTCCCATCAAAAGCTGAATGA
- the LOC104765936 gene encoding glycerophosphodiester phosphodiesterase GDPDL5-like — MACPRVVLLILIKFFILQTALSSSWRTLSGKPPAVIARGGFSGIFPDSSIQAYELVNITTSPDITLWCELQLTKDGVGICFPNLNLQNGSTVKKFYPNYKETFSVDFTWKELSSVTLSQGVYSRTPIFDDNWPITKVEETAASSLWLNIQDSAFYAQHNLNVRKFVVSMSRRVRFNFISSPEISLLKSMKKSVKRTTVTKLMFRFLNQDQIEPFTNQSYGSLAKNLSYIKTFSSGILVPKSYIWPADSYLTYNPTRRWSLMLIKKV, encoded by the exons ATGGCATGCCCTAGAGTGGTTCTTCTGATTCTGATCAAGTTCTTCATTTTACAAACTGCTTTATCAAGTTCTTGGCGAACGTTGAGTG GGAAACCTCCGGCTGTGATTGCTCGAGGCGGGTTCTCTGGTATTTTTCCAGATTCCAGTATTCAAGCATATGAGTTGGTGAATATAACAACTTCACCAGACATAACACTTTGGTGTGAACTTCAACTAACAAAGGATGGTGTTGGAATCTGCTTTCCCAATCTGAATCTTCAAAATGGTTCTACTGTCAAGAAATTTTACCCAAACTACAAAGAAACCTTTTCTGTTGATTTTACATGGAAGGAACTCTCCAGTGTGACAT TGAGCCAGGGTGTTTACTCAAGAACACCAATATTCGATGATAATTGGCCGATAACAAAAGTGGAAGAAACGGCAGCTTCAAGCCTCTGGTTGAACATTCAG GACAGTGCTTTCTACGCGCAACACAATTTGAATGTGAGAAAGTTTGTTGTCTCTATGTCAAGACGCGTGAGATTCAACTTCATATCTTCTCCAGAGATCAGTTTgttgaagagcatgaagaaaAGTGTCAAGCGGACGACTGTGACAAAACTCATGTTTAGGTTTCTGAACCAAGACCAAATAGAACCCTTCACCAACCAATCTTACGGCTCTCTTGCCAAGAATCTAAGTTATATAAAAACGTTTTCTTCTGGAATTCTTGTTCCAAAATCTTACATATGGCCCGCAGATTCATATCTTACCTACAACCCCACACGTCGCTGGTCACTGATGCTCATAAAGAAGGTTTAA
- the LOC104767679 gene encoding glycerophosphodiester phosphodiesterase GDPDL5-like, protein MSKDKIPFCLSSIDLMNSTNVIETSFRNLSSVAAEIQQNKGIYTFSLTMSQIQTLKPTISNPFRNSGLIRNPRNKNAGKLLTLSEFLNISNGYISLLGILIEVENAAYLLEHQGISVVDGIITDFPATTARYRKNQCYSNLDAVPTGVLRSLGNKMLLDPAEAPYPLLVDSDVTEPPLPEVIRSQPPASTPTPTPSKSEEKAIEVPFAFITMAILVSFFISV, encoded by the exons ATGTCTAAAGACAAGATCCCCTTTTGTCTGAGCTCCATTGATCTTATGAACAGCACTAATGTCATCGAAACTAGCTTCAGAAATCTGTCATCAGTAGCTGCAGAGATTCAACAGAACAAAGGGATCTACACTTTCAGCCTGACCATGTCTCAAATACAAACCTTGAAGC CCACTATTTCGAATCCTTTTAGGAACTCCGGTTTGATCAGAaacccaagaaacaaaaacgcTGGAAAACTTCTTACATTATCCGAGTTCTTGAATATTTCAAACGGTTACATCTCTCTCTTAGGCATCTTGATAGAAGTGGAG AATGCAGCTTATTTACTGGAACATCAAGGAATTAGCGTGGTCGATGGCATCATCACTGACTTCCCTGCAACCACTGCAAGATACAGAA AGAACCAATGTTACAGCAACCTGGATGCGGTTCCAACCGGTGTGCTCAGATCTTTAGGGAACAAAATGCTTTTGGATCCGGCCGAAGCTCCGTATCCATTACTAGTTGACTCAGATGTCACGGAGCCACCATTGCCTGAAGTAATTAGAAGTCAGCCTCCTGCTTCTACGCCTACGCCTACGCCATCAAAGTCAGAGGAAAAAGCGATAGAAGTTCCCTTTGCATTTATAACCATGGCGATTCTTGTGAGCTTCTTTATTTCAGTTTAG
- the LOC104765938 gene encoding serine/threonine-protein kinase PBS1-like, which yields MKINCLFCCMSEKRFTRRSSSRQSIKDCIDAKNNITTFENISFKTDSSRRKYIAEEIAKLGKGNISAHIFTFRELCVATKNFNPDNQLGEGGFGRVYKGHIETPEKVVAVKQLDRNGYQGNREFLVEVMMLSLLHHQNLVNLVGYCADGDQRILVYEYMQNGSLEDHLLELVRNKKKPLDWDTRMKVAAGAARGLEYLHETADPPVIYRDFKASNILLDEEFNPKLSDFGLAKVGPTGGETHVSTRVMGTYGYCAPEYALTGQLTVKSDVYSFGVVFLEMITGRRVIDTTKPTEEQNLVTWASPLFKDRRKFTLMVDPLLEGKYPIKGLYQALAVAAMCLQEEAATRPMMSDVVTALEYLAMTKTEEDGQTVEEEEEQEEDERSKL from the exons ATGAAAATAAATTGCTTGTTCTGTTGTATGTCTGAGAAACGGTTTACCAGACGATCATCATCAAGACAAAGCATCAAAGACTGCATTGATGCAAAGAACAATATAACTACATTTGAAAACATCTCTTTTAAAACAG ATAGCAGTAGGCGAAAATACATAGCCGAGGAGATAGCAAAACTCGGGAAAGGGAACATCAGTGCTCATATCTTTACATTCAGAGAGCTCTGCGTCGCCACCAAGAACTTCAACCCGGATAATCAGCTCGGTGAAGGCGGATTTGGAAGGGTTTACAAAGGGCACATAGAGACCCCGGAGAAA GTTGTTGCAGTTAAGCAGCTAGACAGGAATGGTTACCAAGGGAATAGAGAGTTTCTTGTGGAAGTCATGATGTTGAGTCTCTTACATCATCAAAACCTTGTCAATTTGGTTGGATACTGCGCAGACGGGGATCAACGGATTCTTGTCTATGAATATATGCAAAATGGTTCTCTAGAGGATCATCTTCTAG AATTGGTGCGGAACAAGAAGAAGCCGTTGGATTGGGACACAAGAATGAAAGTTGCAGCAGGAGCAGCGAGAGGGCTTGAGTATCTACACGAAACAGCTGATCCTCCTGTGATCTACAGAGATTTCAAGGCCTCAAACATATTGCTTGACGAAGAATTCAACCCAAAGCTTTCAGATTTCGGTTTAGCTAAAGTTGGTCCGACAGGTGGGGAGACTCATGTGTCAACGAGAGTGATGGGAACATACGGGTATTGTGCGCCTGAGTATGCTCTCACAGGACAGCTCACTGTGAAATCCGATGTATACAGCTTTGGAGTCGTGTTCTTGGAGATGATCACAGGAAGAAGAGTCATTGACACCACAAAACCAACTGAAGAACAGAACTTAGTCACTTgg GCGAGTCCATTGTTCAAAGATAGGAGAAAGTTCACGTTAATGGTGGATCCATTGCTAGAAGGAAAGTATCCAATAAAAGGATTGTATCAAGCGCTTGCAGTAGCAGCAATGTGTCTTCAAGAAGAAGCAGCAACGAGACCAATGATGAGCGATGTAGTCACTGCGCTCGAGTACTTAGCCATGACCAAAACCGAAGAAGATGGACAaactgtagaagaagaagaagaacaagaagaagacgaaagatccaaactttga